In Flavobacterium sp. GSB-24, the genomic window CTAGTATCATTAAACTGCAATAATTTTTCTTCGCTTTTATCTGTTGATCCGTCATTTACAACAATAATTTCAAAATCCTGAAAAGTTTGATTCAAGACACTTTGTATCGTGTTTTCGATAAAATTTTCTTTGTTGTAAAGCGGAATTATGATAGAAAAAAAAGCCATTTATTTTGATTTTAAAAAGCAATAACAGCCTAATTTATAGATGTCAAACAGAAAAAGTGACGGTTTTTCTGAAACTAGATTTCGCTCAATTTTGGTTTCCAATTTTCTAAAAACAAAATTAAAAACAGAGATTAGTTTTAATCTGTTTAAAAATTCAAATGATGCAATAATTTTACTTTCCTTTTTTGAAATTTTATTTGAAGCATCTAAAAATACCAGATTTTGTAATGCCGTTTTTGTTTTACTTAAAAATAGGGCAGAGGATTCTAGATTTAAATGAAAAACAGGATTTTCAATATGTGTAATCGCAATAAGATTGGATTTTAAAACGGAGAAAAAAAGTAAATCTTCATAACCGTATTTTTTCAGATTTTCATCAAAAGGAAAACGAACAACGATTTCTTTTTTAATTAATAAATTAGAAACCAATGCAAAATCAGATGGATTCTGAATTCTGTCAGCTAAGCTTAAAGCTTCTCTTTTTCTGCCATATATCCATCGTAAAAGCAGCTCTTTTGCAGGTTTTTTATTTTCGTATAAAATCCCTCCAAAAACAACTTTTTCATTCTTTTTTATTGCTTCAATATAATTAGAAATGAATTGATTATGAACAGGAAATGTATCAGCATCCAAAAAAAGCAAATTTTCATAAACTGCTTTTTGTGCTAATAAATTTCGAATGGCACTACGGCCAATATTTTTTTCTAAAATAGAAAAAGAGCTGTTGTTAAATTGATTAATTCGTTGGTTTTCAATTATAAAATCCTGCGAAGCGTCGTCTAAACAAATAATTTCAAAAGGAATATTACATTCCAAAGTTTGTTTACGCAGCGTTTCTACGAGAGTAAAAATGTTGTAATTGTAAACCGGAATTAAAATCGAAAGCATTACACGCTTCTTTGTACCACTTCGAAGATTCTTTCATCTTCACATTTTAGTGTTTTAGAAGGGAATTTCATCAATAAAGCATAATCGTGTGTTGCCATAATGATGGTTTTTCCAGTTGCATTAATTGCTTTTAATACTTCTAAAACTTCAGAACTTGTCTGCGGATCAAGATTTCCTGT contains:
- a CDS encoding glycosyltransferase family 2 protein, producing the protein MLSILIPVYNYNIFTLVETLRKQTLECNIPFEIICLDDASQDFIIENQRINQFNNSSFSILEKNIGRSAIRNLLAQKAVYENLLFLDADTFPVHNQFISNYIEAIKKNEKVVFGGILYENKKPAKELLLRWIYGRKREALSLADRIQNPSDFALVSNLLIKKEIVVRFPFDENLKKYGYEDLLFFSVLKSNLIAITHIENPVFHLNLESSALFLSKTKTALQNLVFLDASNKISKKESKIIASFEFLNRLKLISVFNFVFRKLETKIERNLVSEKPSLFLFDIYKLGCYCFLKSK